In Helicobacter pylori, a single genomic region encodes these proteins:
- a CDS encoding NAD(+)/NADH kinase, with amino-acid sequence MKDSLQTIGVFVRPTHYQNALFKELEQAKEWVLKLLEDEGFESFMIDSLDGAKDERLIEKAYAFLCLGGDGTILGALRMTHSYNKPCFGVKIGNLGFLSAVELNDLKDFLQDLKQDRIKLEEHLALEGRIGKTSFYAINEIVIAKKKALGVLDIKACAGHTPFNTYKGDGLIIATPLGSTAYNLSAHGPIVHALSQSYILTPLCDFSLTQRPLVLGAEFCLSFCAHEDALVVIDGQATYDLKANQPLYIQKSPTTTKLLQKNSRDYFKVLKEKLLWGESPSKKR; translated from the coding sequence ATGAAAGATTCACTTCAAACTATCGGCGTGTTTGTGCGGCCCACCCATTATCAAAACGCTCTTTTTAAAGAGCTAGAGCAAGCTAAAGAATGGGTTTTAAAGCTTTTAGAAGATGAGGGGTTTGAAAGCTTTATGATTGATAGCCTTGATGGGGCAAAAGACGAACGATTGATAGAAAAAGCTTACGCGTTTTTGTGTTTAGGGGGCGATGGCACGATTTTAGGGGCTTTAAGAATGACGCATTCTTACAATAAGCCATGTTTTGGGGTTAAAATAGGGAATTTAGGGTTTTTGAGCGCGGTTGAATTGAACGACTTGAAAGATTTCTTACAAGATCTCAAGCAAGATAGGATCAAATTAGAAGAGCATTTGGCTTTAGAGGGCCGTATTGGAAAAACCTCTTTTTATGCGATCAATGAAATCGTGATCGCTAAAAAAAAAGCTCTAGGGGTTTTAGACATCAAAGCATGCGCGGGCCATACGCCCTTTAACACCTATAAAGGCGATGGGCTTATCATTGCCACGCCCTTAGGCTCAACCGCTTATAATTTGAGCGCTCATGGGCCGATTGTGCATGCTTTAAGCCAAAGCTATATTTTAACGCCCCTGTGCGATTTTTCTTTAACGCAACGCCCTTTAGTGTTAGGAGCGGAATTTTGCTTGAGTTTTTGCGCTCATGAGGACGCTCTTGTGGTCATTGATGGGCAAGCCACCTACGATTTAAAAGCCAACCAACCCCTATACATTCAAAAAAGCCCCACGACCACCAAGCTCTTACAAAAAAATTCAAGGGATTATTTTAAGGTGCTTAAAGAAAAGCTATTATGGGGGGAAAGCCCTAGCAAAAAAAGATAA
- a CDS encoding DNA repair protein RecN, producing the protein MRDFNNAQITRLKVRQNAVFEKLDLEFKDGLSAISGASGVGKSVLIASLLGAFGLKESNASNIEVELIAPFLDTEEYGIFREDEHEPLVISVIKKEKTRYFLNQTSLSKNTLKALLKGLIKRLSNDRFSQNELNDILMLSLLDGYIQNKNQAFSPLLGALEEKFTHLEKLEKERRLLEDRKRFQKDLEERLNFEKMKLERLDLKEDEYERLLEQKKLLSSKEKLNDKIALALEVLENTHKVTHALESVGHSAEFLKSALLEASALLEKEQAKLEECERLDIEKVLEKLGMLSGIIKDYGSIMHAKERLSHVKNELHSLKEIDHHCETYHKEIERLKTECLKLCEEIGGFRKEYLAGFNALLSAKAKDLLLKSPSLVLEEAPMSEKGAQKLVLHLQNSQLETLSSGEYSRLRLAFMLLEMEFLKDFKGVLVLDEMDSNLSGEESLAVSKALETLSSHSQIFAISHQVHIPAVAKNHILVFKENHKSLAKTLNNEERVLEIARMIGGSENIESAISFAKEKLKV; encoded by the coding sequence ATGCGAGATTTCAATAACGCTCAAATCACACGTTTAAAAGTGCGTCAAAACGCCGTTTTTGAAAAGCTGGATCTGGAGTTTAAAGACGGCTTGAGCGCGATTAGTGGAGCTAGTGGGGTGGGGAAAAGCGTTCTGATTGCGAGCCTTTTAGGGGCGTTTGGGCTTAAAGAGAGCAACGCTTCAAACATTGAAGTGGAATTGATCGCGCCTTTTTTAGACACGGAAGAATACGGCATTTTTAGAGAAGATGAGCATGAACCCTTAGTCATTAGCGTGATTAAAAAAGAAAAAACGCGCTATTTTTTAAACCAAACAAGCCTGTCTAAAAACACGCTCAAAGCGTTATTAAAAGGTTTGATCAAACGCCTATCTAACGACAGATTCAGCCAGAATGAACTCAATGATATTTTGATGCTCTCCTTACTAGATGGCTATATCCAAAACAAAAACCAGGCGTTTAGCCCCCTTTTAGGCGCGCTTGAAGAAAAATTCACCCATTTAGAAAAGCTAGAAAAAGAAAGGCGGTTATTAGAGGATAGAAAGCGTTTCCAAAAGGATTTAGAAGAGCGTTTGAATTTTGAAAAAATGAAATTAGAGAGGCTGGATTTAAAAGAAGACGAATACGAACGCCTTTTAGAGCAGAAAAAATTGCTCTCTAGTAAGGAAAAATTGAACGATAAAATCGCTCTGGCATTAGAGGTGCTAGAAAATACCCACAAAGTCACGCATGCTTTAGAGAGCGTGGGCCATAGCGCGGAGTTTTTAAAAAGCGCTTTATTAGAAGCGAGCGCTCTACTGGAAAAAGAGCAGGCTAAATTAGAAGAGTGCGAGCGTTTGGATATTGAAAAGGTGTTAGAAAAACTTGGCATGCTAAGCGGGATCATTAAGGATTACGGGAGTATTATGCATGCTAAAGAACGCTTATCGCATGTTAAAAACGAGCTTCACAGCTTAAAAGAGATTGACCATCATTGCGAAACTTACCACAAAGAAATAGAGCGATTGAAAACCGAATGCTTGAAATTGTGCGAAGAAATAGGTGGCTTTAGAAAAGAATATTTAGCCGGTTTTAACGCTCTTTTAAGTGCTAAAGCGAAAGATTTGCTCCTAAAAAGCCCTAGTTTAGTTTTAGAAGAAGCCCCCATGAGCGAAAAAGGCGCTCAAAAACTCGTTTTACATTTGCAAAATTCCCAATTAGAGACTTTAAGCTCTGGAGAATACAGCCGTTTGAGGCTGGCGTTCATGCTTTTAGAAATGGAGTTTTTAAAGGATTTTAAAGGCGTGTTGGTGTTAGATGAAATGGATTCCAATTTGAGCGGTGAAGAGAGTTTGGCGGTTTCTAAAGCCCTTGAAACCTTGAGCAGCCATTCACAAATCTTTGCCATTTCGCACCAAGTCCATATCCCAGCCGTTGCTAAAAACCATATTTTGGTGTTTAAAGAAAACCACAAAAGCCTTGCAAAAACCCTTAATAACGAAGAAAGGGTTTTAGAAATCGCGCGCATGATAGGGGGGAGCGAAAACATAGAGAGCGCGATTTCTTTCGCTAAGGAAAAATTAAAGGTGTGA
- a CDS encoding sel1 repeat family protein: MLRGVKKAVFRVLCLGALCLGGLMAESNPKELIFSGITIYTDKDFTRAKEYFEKACRLNDADGCAILREAYSKVILKGSARESIEKALEHTATAKACKSNDAEKCKDLAEFYFNANDLKNALEYYSKSCKLNNVEGCMLSATFYNDMIKGLKKDKKDLEYYSKACELNYGDGCAILGDIYHNGEGVTQNFKKAFKYYSKACELNNGEGCSKLGGDYFLGESVTQDLKKAFGYYSKACELNEALTCTLVGEFYRDGEGVAKDLKKAFEYSAKACELNDAKGCYALAAFYNEGKGVAKDEKQTTENLEKSCKLGLKEACDILKEQKQ; the protein is encoded by the coding sequence ATGTTAAGGGGTGTCAAAAAAGCGGTTTTTAGGGTTTTGTGTTTGGGGGCGTTGTGTTTAGGGGGGTTAATGGCAGAGTCAAACCCTAAAGAGCTTATATTTTCAGGTATCACTATTTACACGGATAAAGATTTCACTAGAGCTAAGGAATACTTTGAAAAAGCTTGTAGATTAAACGATGCTGATGGTTGCGCGATCTTAAGAGAGGCTTATTCTAAAGTCATCCTAAAAGGAAGTGCAAGAGAAAGCATTGAAAAAGCTCTTGAACACACCGCTACTGCTAAAGCTTGCAAATCAAACGATGCTGAAAAATGCAAGGACTTAGCAGAGTTTTATTTTAATGCAAACGATCTTAAAAATGCTTTAGAATATTACTCTAAATCTTGTAAGTTAAATAATGTTGAAGGGTGTATGCTGTCAGCAACTTTTTATAACGATATGATAAAGGGTTTGAAAAAAGATAAAAAAGATCTAGAATATTATTCTAAAGCTTGCGAGTTAAACTATGGCGATGGCTGTGCGATTTTAGGGGATATTTATCATAATGGTGAAGGCGTAACACAAAATTTTAAAAAAGCTTTCAAATATTATTCTAAAGCTTGCGAGTTGAATAATGGTGAAGGGTGTTCTAAATTAGGAGGGGATTATTTTCTTGGTGAAAGTGTAACGCAAGATCTTAAAAAAGCTTTTGGATATTACTCTAAAGCTTGCGAATTAAACGAGGCTCTAACATGCACGCTTGTAGGAGAGTTTTATCGTGATGGTGAAGGCGTAGCAAAGGATCTTAAAAAAGCTTTTGAATATTCTGCCAAAGCTTGTGAATTGAACGATGCTAAAGGGTGTTACGCTCTAGCAGCGTTTTATAATGAGGGTAAGGGCGTAGCAAAGGATGAAAAGCAAACGACAGAAAACCTTGAAAAGAGTTGCAAGCTAGGATTAAAAGAAGCATGCGATATTCTCAAAGAACAAAAACAATAA
- a CDS encoding amino acid permease, with product MKDNTTLSRDIGFNQLMMIALGGTIGTGLFVGTGGNIASAGPLATLLAYLIGGIIVYSIVLSLGELASVYPTTGSFGDYASRFINPSTGYMVFWMYWLSWVLTVAVEYIAIGLLMQRWFPTVPVYVWVIACIALLFLLNFFSVKIFATGEFLLSTIKVLAVFVFIVLGGIGIVYSFYLHGFESVFANFYFNGETQGLEKGFFPKGVGAFFGAILAVIFAYTGTEIIGVAAGETKDAKKVMPKAIKATLWRIVFFFLGAVFVVSVFLPMTDSGLTQSPFVSALEKIPLPFLGVGIPYAADIMNFVIVTAILSTANSGLYASGRMIYGLSQKKMFFPLFAKLNASGTPTYALYLSLGVTLIGMLTEAFAPEKIMASLINVVSFMVIIVWISISVAQYRFRKEYLALGKSLKDLPYKAPLNPLIQIIGISGCLVGLIGAYMDANERIGGYLTLVFMGLCYGAYYLSKDKWGYQQEKGI from the coding sequence ATGAAAGACAACACAACCTTAAGCAGGGACATTGGCTTCAACCAATTGATGATGATCGCTTTAGGGGGGACGATTGGCACTGGGCTTTTTGTAGGCACAGGGGGGAATATCGCTAGCGCAGGCCCTTTAGCCACGCTTTTAGCGTATTTGATTGGAGGGATTATTGTCTATTCTATTGTTTTATCTTTAGGAGAATTAGCGAGCGTGTATCCCACCACAGGGAGTTTTGGGGATTATGCGAGCCGTTTTATTAACCCAAGCACCGGATATATGGTCTTTTGGATGTATTGGCTGAGCTGGGTTTTAACCGTGGCAGTGGAATACATTGCCATAGGCTTGCTTATGCAACGATGGTTCCCGACTGTTCCTGTGTATGTGTGGGTCATCGCATGCATTGCACTTTTATTTTTATTGAATTTCTTTTCGGTTAAGATTTTTGCCACAGGCGAATTTTTGCTCAGCACCATTAAGGTTTTAGCGGTCTTTGTGTTTATTGTGCTTGGGGGCATTGGCATTGTCTATTCGTTTTATTTGCATGGATTTGAAAGCGTGTTTGCTAATTTCTATTTTAATGGGGAGACTCAAGGGCTAGAAAAAGGCTTTTTCCCTAAAGGAGTGGGGGCGTTCTTTGGGGCGATTTTAGCGGTGATTTTTGCTTACACGGGCACAGAGATTATCGGCGTTGCAGCAGGAGAAACTAAAGACGCGAAAAAAGTCATGCCTAAAGCGATTAAGGCGACTTTATGGCGGATCGTGTTTTTCTTTTTAGGAGCGGTGTTTGTGGTATCGGTGTTTTTGCCCATGACGGATAGCGGTTTGACGCAAAGCCCTTTTGTGAGCGCTTTAGAAAAAATCCCTTTGCCTTTTTTGGGCGTGGGTATCCCTTATGCAGCAGATATTATGAATTTTGTCATCGTCACTGCGATTTTATCCACCGCTAATTCTGGGTTATACGCTTCAGGGAGGATGATTTATGGCTTAAGCCAAAAAAAGATGTTTTTCCCTCTTTTTGCTAAACTTAACGCCTCTGGCACACCCACTTATGCTTTATATTTATCTTTAGGGGTTACACTTATTGGCATGCTCACCGAAGCGTTTGCACCAGAAAAAATCATGGCAAGCTTGATCAATGTGGTGAGTTTTATGGTGATTATTGTATGGATCAGCATTAGCGTAGCGCAATACCGCTTCAGGAAAGAGTATCTGGCTTTGGGGAAATCCTTAAAAGATCTGCCTTATAAAGCCCCCCTTAATCCCTTAATCCAAATTATTGGCATCAGCGGGTGCTTGGTGGGGCTTATAGGGGCGTATATGGATGCGAATGAACGCATTGGAGGGTATCTCACGCTAGTGTTTATGGGGCTTTGCTATGGAGCGTATTATTTGAGTAAGGACAAATGGGGCTATCAGCAAGAAAAAGGAATTTGA
- the rpe gene encoding ribulose-phosphate 3-epimerase, with protein sequence MKVAPSLLSADFMHLAKEIESVSNADFLHVDVMDGHYVPNLTMGPVVLENVTQMSQVPLDVHLMVENASFFVGLFAPLKPQIISIHAENEKHPHRVLQLIKHSGITPGVVLNPHTHEESIKYLLESVGLVLLMSVNPGFGGQKFLDLVLEKCLKVKELIKRYNPSCLLEVDGGVNDTNIFELQQAGVDVVVSGSYIFKSKDRKLAIEGLQNVRQPLA encoded by the coding sequence TTGAAAGTAGCTCCGAGCCTTTTGAGCGCCGATTTTATGCATTTAGCCAAAGAGATAGAGAGCGTGAGTAACGCTGATTTTTTGCATGTGGATGTGATGGATGGGCATTATGTGCCTAATTTAACGATGGGGCCTGTGGTTTTAGAGAATGTTACTCAAATGAGCCAAGTGCCTTTAGACGTGCATTTAATGGTAGAAAACGCGAGCTTTTTTGTGGGGTTATTCGCTCCTTTAAAACCGCAAATCATCAGCATTCATGCAGAAAATGAAAAGCACCCCCACAGGGTGTTGCAACTCATTAAACATTCAGGCATCACGCCAGGCGTTGTCCTAAACCCCCACACGCATGAAGAAAGTATTAAATACTTGCTAGAAAGCGTGGGGCTAGTGCTTTTAATGAGCGTGAATCCGGGCTTTGGCGGGCAGAAATTTTTAGATCTGGTGCTAGAAAAATGCCTGAAAGTCAAGGAATTGATCAAACGCTACAACCCTAGCTGCCTTTTAGAAGTGGATGGGGGCGTGAATGATACAAATATCTTTGAACTCCAACAAGCGGGCGTGGATGTGGTGGTTTCAGGGAGTTATATTTTTAAATCTAAAGATCGTAAGCTGGCTATTGAAGGCTTACAGAATGTCAGACAGCCTCTTGCATAA
- a CDS encoding fibronectin-binding domain-containing protein, whose amino-acid sequence MKFFLLKKFSEFLNTQTHFNLKRLSASSFLLEAFSKEKHAFVVDLNTPYIGLSKKPPESVLKNTLALDFCLNKFTKNAKILQANIIDNDRILEIKGAKDLAYKSENFILRLEMIPKKANLMILDQEKCVIEAFRFNDRVAKNDILGALPPNIYEHQEEDLDFKGLLDILEKDFLSYQHKELEHKKNQIIKRLNAQKERLKEKLEKLEDPKNLQLEAKELQTQASLLLTYQHLIHKHESRVVLKDFEDKEHAIEIDKSMPLNAFINKKFTLSKKKKQKSQFLYLEEENLKEKIAFKENQINYVKGAQEESVLEMFIPFKNSKIKRPMNGYEVLYYKDFKIGLGKNQKENIKLLQDARANDLWMHVRDIPGSHLIVFCQKNTPKDEVIMELAKMLIKMQKDAFNSYEIDYTQRKFVKIIKGANVIYSKYRTISLKDT is encoded by the coding sequence ATGAAATTTTTTCTTTTAAAGAAATTCAGCGAATTTTTAAACACTCAAACGCATTTTAACCTCAAACGCTTGAGTGCGTCTAGCTTTTTATTAGAGGCTTTTTCTAAAGAAAAACACGCCTTTGTTGTAGATTTGAACACGCCTTATATCGGTTTGTCCAAAAAACCCCCAGAGAGCGTTTTAAAAAACACCCTAGCACTAGATTTTTGTTTGAATAAATTCACTAAAAACGCCAAAATTTTACAAGCAAACATCATTGATAACGATCGGATTTTAGAAATCAAGGGCGCTAAAGATTTGGCTTATAAGAGTGAAAATTTTATTTTGCGCTTAGAAATGATCCCTAAAAAAGCCAACCTCATGATTTTAGATCAAGAAAAATGCGTGATAGAAGCCTTTCGTTTTAATGACAGGGTCGCTAAAAACGATATTTTAGGGGCATTGCCTCCTAATATTTACGAGCATCAAGAGGAGGATTTGGATTTTAAGGGATTGTTAGACATTTTAGAAAAAGATTTTTTATCCTATCAGCATAAAGAATTGGAACACAAAAAAAATCAAATCATCAAGCGATTAAACGCCCAAAAAGAACGCTTGAAAGAAAAATTAGAAAAACTAGAAGATCCTAAAAATTTACAATTGGAAGCGAAAGAATTGCAAACTCAAGCCTCGCTATTACTCACTTACCAGCATTTAATCCATAAGCATGAAAGCCGCGTGGTTTTAAAGGATTTTGAAGATAAAGAACACGCGATTGAAATTGATAAGAGCATGCCCTTAAACGCTTTTATCAATAAAAAATTCACTCTCAGCAAAAAAAAGAAACAAAAATCGCAATTCTTGTATTTAGAAGAAGAGAATCTAAAAGAAAAAATCGCCTTCAAAGAAAATCAAATTAATTATGTTAAAGGAGCGCAAGAAGAAAGCGTTTTAGAAATGTTTATTCCCTTTAAAAATTCTAAAATCAAACGCCCGATGAATGGGTATGAAGTGCTGTATTATAAGGATTTTAAAATCGGTTTAGGGAAAAACCAAAAAGAAAATATCAAGCTTTTACAAGACGCAAGAGCGAATGATTTGTGGATGCATGTAAGAGACATTCCTGGATCGCATTTGATCGTTTTTTGCCAAAAGAATACGCCCAAAGATGAGGTCATTATGGAATTAGCCAAAATGTTGATTAAAATGCAAAAAGATGCGTTTAATAGTTACGAAATTGACTACACGCAACGAAAATTTGTCAAAATCATCAAAGGAGCTAATGTCATTTACTCAAAATACCGAACTATTAGTCTAAAGGACACTTAA